Genomic DNA from Prunus dulcis unplaced genomic scaffold, ALMONDv2, whole genome shotgun sequence:
AAGTAAGTGTTCTGAATACAAGCCGACTACTTCAGGTTGAACCATAGGTGGATGGATGCAGCGTAATACTTTGTCTTCATTTTTACTCTCAGTCAACCGGTAGAAGTTACCCCCCCAAGAACCGATCGGCATGCTGACCTGCTCATCTGCAAGTATGCTCTTTACATGTGCATAATCGGTTTTGGTGATTGAATTTGCTTATATTTTTGGTTAACAATTGAATTTGGGGCGCCCAAAACTCAAGATTTTAAACCTAAAATCTAAAACCGAGAATTTGGGACTGGCTTAAAACCCAGACAAGGGAAGAACATAatgcaaaacagaagaaaagaaaaccagtGCACATGCTGACCATGATTAGATAAACTAACCAATATTGTATCAACGTACTTGAAATGAAGAACTTTCAGCAACTTTAAATCAATATTGTAtccaaaatagtgaagactCGAACCATGAGAAGAATACAAGTGGTTCCAACAACACCCTTTTTTGTGTCCCAATAGTTTGAAAGGAAAGCATAGTTAGGGAAAGAAGATTGAAATGTTGACATGAGGTACCCCTGATTTTATTCACGATGTCCTTTTTCACAATGGTTTTGTTATGCGGGATTAGGTGTTACGTCCCCCATGCAGGCTTGCAATTGATTGATTAATAAAGTTTTTTCCTTTGTACCGTCAAGGTTCTCATTTACAATATTCAACAGTTGTTTTGTTCCCTAAAAAGGTCTATAAGTAACTATTGTAAtggaattggaatttggatccTATCCTTATGTAAGGCAATCCTTGGTTTCTAATCTAAGTCGTCTATTAGAAATCCATAGGTTATGATTTACTAACTAATGAATTATATCAAGCATGGAGGCTGTCACAGTAAAAAAGAATTGTATCAGGTAGAAGAGAGGGGTTAGATGGCACAGCTTACTCTGGTTTGCTGAGACGTTCTTTTCGTTTCGAACAATCAACTTCAAGTCACATAAAAGAAAGCTTAGCCTCACAATTAGGCTCACCGTATAACAAATTAGGACTCAGAAGGTACATTGATGAAAGTAATTAGATAAGCAATACCAGAGAATTATGCTCATCTACTTCTCTTTAGAAACAGAAGTCTGTAacttttcattctttctttttcctttttgaaaaTGTCTGTTCTCCCACGTATACACTCTCCCTTCAATTGTAAAAGGTTACCAGATGAGCCACTGGgattcaaagaaaaagaaaactttattCACTTGAATAATCACAATCGAATTTTCCAGAAACAGTGCCAAATAAGGCTATATTTATTTCAACAAATAAACTAGTTTAACAAATGTGTGAGAAACAATCAAAAGCTTTGTTTTATTTCCAACAATGGAGCCCTATGTGAACTTGTTATTAAGCTTCTACGCTGCTACAAGAATTGGAGTTCTAACGCTATGAGTACCATCCGTCCAGACCAGCGACGCAGATACATGTGATCCTTCCGGTATGCCTCTTCCAACCACGGTCACATCGAAGGTCTTCTCCTCATTCAAGGACTTGAAGGAAAGAACATGAGGCACAACTTTGATGGCAACTTTTGAACTTGAGAGGATATTTGCCTTGTAAGTGGAGTTTGGAAGGCCAACATTTTTAACTGTTCTATGAAAATTGATCGTAAATGAAGTGCTTGAATTAACATTGGCTGCCAGTGAAGGGTAATTGAGATCCTTTGGCGATACTTTGGCGGACCCTGCAGGGCAAGAGCTGCTATCTCCGGATATAAGTCTAACGCTCCCCTCATCCAAGACCGAGCAGAGAAACTTAATGTAATCCTCTTTAGAAGCTTCAAACACAAGGCCGGGGTTAATAGCCTTTAGAGGATTGATATGTCCAGATCCATAAGCAAATTCAGCAGGGGAAGTTTTGGTATCATTCACGGGCCAAGCAGTAGTCATGATGGATGATTTGATGGCTGCTGGAGACCAGTCAGGATGGAATGTCTTAATATATGCAGCTACACCAGCAACATGCGGGCAAGACATGGAGGTTCCAGATAGTATACTGTATTTTACACGCCTTTTGTCTTGAGTGCTACCTGTGATAGGAGCAAGAGTCGAATACGCAGCCAAAATATCTATCCCTGGGGCACTTATATCGGGCTTAATAATTTCAGGTACAATTTGATTAGGTCCGCgtgaagagaaggaagcaaCAACAGGTGCACCATCATCTTTTATGGCTTCACTTTTTAGTATGTTGGCTCGAGGACGTTTGGTGGATTTGAGGTAGGACTTGACCACATCATAGTCTTGGCTGCCTAAACCAGATGCAGGTAGTGGGACAACAAAAGCAACATCAGGTTTGGAAGTGTTCAAAATTGAACCTAGTGCACCAGCTTGACGAGCCTCAGTATTGCCACCAGCCTGATCACATAGCACAATCTTTCCCTTAACTAAATCGACGTCTAGGCAACCGGCTACACATTGCCTTGCATCGGAGTCAACGCATTGACTTGAAGCATCTTTTCCATATACCAACGGAAAACTTGTTCCATTTAACTTGAAAGAGTTTACTGAACTCCCAACAATTGTCTTTCCATTTCCAAGAACAATCTTGTCAATGATTCGACGATCTGTGCTACTCGCTGCAACCGTGAGCGTCCATGGTGCCACACTTGATACGCTGCCTGCTTCAGGACCACTGTTGCCTGCAGATTGTAAGGTTAGTATCCCTTTCTCCATTGCATGAAAAGCACCGATTGCTATAGGATCCTGCTGGAAAGGAGCTGAACTTTCGGCTCCAATTGAAATTGTAATGATGTCAACTCCATCGGCAATAGCATCATCAAAACCTTGCAATATCGCCTCTGTAGGGCAACCTGAAACACTGCAGACTTTATATGCAGCAATTCTCGCTGAGGGGACTCCACCTCTTGCTGTACCTTGTGCTAGTCCATAAAAGCTCACATCCTTTACAGGGTTTCCTGCAGCGGTTGAGGCAGTGTGAGTTCCATGACCAATAGCATCACTTGCGCCATCATCAGTGTAATACCGAGCTCCAATGATCTTGTTGTTGCAAGTGAAATTTTGGCCACCTTTACAAACACCTTTCCACTTCTTGGGAGCTGGACCAAAACCTTCATCATTAAAGCTCTCTGAGTCAGGCGAGATTCCACTGTCAATCACACCAATAATAGTATTACTCTCGACAGTAGCGTTTCGTTTGGCTGTCTGATTGAGACCAAGAAAGTCCCAAGATCTTGTTGTTTGAAGTTGGAATGTTCTGCTTGGAAAGACAGAGACAACTTCCTTCATGCCAGCAAGCCTTTCTCTTTCTTGCTCAGTGAGCTTGGCAGCAAATCCATTGAAGCTCCTTTTGTAGCTTGTGAGCAAGAAATTTGCTGCAGAAGTTTTTTGTACGACTCTTTCTAGTATACCAATTTGGTTAGACAATGGGGAGAACACCTCATCATGAGGAAGTGACCCCAGGTACACAATATATGTCTTTCTATCTTCCGAATCAATGGCTTTGCACGATAAGCTCGTAGCGAAAACGAGAATGGAGAAAGCATAAGAAAACAGGAGAGCTCCATGCTTAGCCATTGTTCAATGCTAGAAAACAGTGCAGGTCAAGAGTATTTAGAGTGAGATGAAGGACACAAAAATCGCATCTCCATTAAAAATCCTGATTTTatttcctctctcttctccattAAACATCCTGATTTTATTCCTTTAATAGTGAATTCATCTTTGGAATTGAGTTTATTCGTTGGCAAACTTTCCAAGTGGAGATAAGCTAATGCAAATCCCATATATGTTAACAAAATGCATTTACCCACATTTCATGATCCTGAATCTCTGCATTTAGCCATAGTGCATTTACCCGCATTTCAGAGGAAGAATGAAGAGAGCGATAGGCAAGATTGGAGATGGAGATgaagagatttttttttttttttttttttcctgtcaaAGGGACTTAACATCGTCAGTTCagcaaaaaaggaaacaaacttATTGTAGCTGATGTGGCATATTCACAAGCATTGGATCAGTTGAATGGTCCAGATTT
This window encodes:
- the LOC117613256 gene encoding subtilisin-like protease SBT4.5 produces the protein MAKHGALLFSYAFSILVFATSLSCKAIDSEDRKTYIVYLGSLPHDEVFSPLSNQIGILERVVQKTSAANFLLTSYKRSFNGFAAKLTEQERERLAGMKEVVSVFPSRTFQLQTTRSWDFLGLNQTAKRNATVESNTIIGVIDSGISPDSESFNDEGFGPAPKKWKGVCKGGQNFTCNNKIIGARYYTDDGASDAIGHGTHTASTAAGNPVKDVSFYGLAQGTARGGVPSARIAAYKVCSVSGCPTEAILQGFDDAIADGVDIITISIGAESSAPFQQDPIAIGAFHAMEKGILTLQSAGNSGPEAGSVSSVAPWTLTVAASSTDRRIIDKIVLGNGKTIVGSSVNSFKLNGTSFPLVYGKDASSQCVDSDARQCVAGCLDVDLVKGKIVLCDQAGGNTEARQAGALGSILNTSKPDVAFVVPLPASGLGSQDYDVVKSYLKSTKRPRANILKSEAIKDDGAPVVASFSSRGPNQIVPEIIKPDISAPGIDILAAYSTLAPITGSTQDKRRVKYSILSGTSMSCPHVAGVAAYIKTFHPDWSPAAIKSSIMTTAWPVNDTKTSPAEFAYGSGHINPLKAINPGLVFEASKEDYIKFLCSVLDEGSVRLISGDSSSCPAGSAKVSPKDLNYPSLAANVNSSTSFTINFHRTVKNVGLPNSTYKANILSSSKVAIKVVPHVLSFKSLNEEKTFDVTVVGRGIPEGSHVSASLVWTDGTHSVRTPILVAA